The Theileria parva strain Muguga chromosome 1, complete sequence, whole genome shotgun sequence DNA window AACCTGAGCCAGACGAGTTTGACGATGCGGAAGAGGAGGTAGAGGAAATTGTTGAGAATTTTGTAGTTCCTAACGTCACTTCCAGACCCAAAACCCATAAATATAAAGCGAGTAAAATCGGTATTCATAGATTTGTTGATTCAACTATCAAGGATAATAGGAAGGTACGTAAGGGTTTCTAACTTCCTCTATTGTTTCCGAGGGacttatttttacaaaatttacctatttaagcttaaaattttcattttaaatactattatcAGCTAAATGCCCCTATCAACTGTAAAACACCTTATAGGTCCACAATTTGGTTCCGAAATTGGTTAAAAAGAAAAGAAAAATGTTGAAAGGTGAAACTATCTGGACTAAAGTTGACCAGACAGCAAAAAAGTTAGAAACAACAGAAGATGAAGTAAAAAAGCCAGAATCTCAATCAAAACCGTCAAAGGAAGAGTTCGTCACTGTCACAGTCTACTCCTCAGGAAACATAACCTTCACCGGAGCCAGATCAATCCCAAGCTTACAGCAAGCGCTTTCTTATATTTACCCATTCCTACAAAATAATCAACGAAAGTATACACACCAGCACTAAAACCATAATGtactcattattttaaattcatttatttataatttaagatttattaaattatataatttagttCTAGTCAACTTTATAGCTTGGTGAATAATTAAGAGCAAATTAGttgtgttaataattttatggaAAAGAAGGGGGAAAGGAATTTAgtgaaaattaataaacaaTACCCATAATAAAccagtaaaataaatttaaaatagttataaattttgaaaaaattaaattaacaagGGAAGATAGGAAAATAATGTCAAGTGGTTTGAGCCACTTGTCAGTGGAAGGAATCCCCCTATGTAAGACTAATACAGGCCCATTTGATAATCCTGAGGACTGGGAAACGCGGTTAAATGAGGAGTTTGCAGCTTTAATTCAGTATGTTGaggaaaataaacaaaacaACACTGAATGGTTCACACTCGACTGTAACGACAACGGGACTTGGTAATTTTTGCTATTTTTCTCATATTTTTAGCTGGTTTGGAGAATGTTGGTATGTTCACAACATGAAAACGTATAAATTCCAACTAGAACTTGAGGTTTCTGACTTCCTATTCATATTTCTTCGCCTAACTATGTTATTCCTATAGTACTATATGCAGctgtatataataatatagtaataatagttgacattatagtaatagttACTGTGTTTATTGGTTTAAAGTGTGATTAGATACCGGCAGGATATCCGAATGCTCCATttgatataataataagatCACTGGAGGGTAAAACTGCGAAGATGTATAGAGGTGGTCGGATCTGTTTGGATGCTCATTTCCTTCCTCTTTGGCAGAAAAATGCCCCTAAATATGGTATCGCACATGGCCTCGCTTTAGGCGTAAGTTTCAAACATTTCTCATCTGTTCAGCTCGCTCCCTGGCTAGCCTGTGAAATCCCTCATCTTGTCAATATCGGTGTTCTAGATAACTAATCTACtattttcaatattattcTTTAGAGTTGATTTAGAATTCccatttaattattattttagtatcATACATGgttaatatagtattaaaatatattaatctgtttaaaaattatagaTTTATTTGTTTGAATTTATTCTTGGTTAGAGTTTCGAGTGTTAGGCTGTTACCCAAAGTTCCGACAGTACCGACATTAAAATACTGGTCCAAATCCTGCATTAGTTTCACGTAGGAATTCAAAAGAGATTCCACACTCTCCTCAAGGCCGTACATCCTGTTCAATATCTCGGAAACTCCAACTTCCCTGTCCTTACTCTCACTTTCCAAATCAGTGATGTGGACAAATTTAAGGTCATTAACACGGTTAACGGTGTCAGCGTTAAAGTGAGTGTTCTGACTTTTGAGTGAGGAATAAAAATCAGCTAGCATGTTTAGGTCCCTAATTTGACCCAATTTCTTCACATGAATGCCTCTGGCCATTAGAAGCCAGAGCGGCCAATGGAAAAAGTTGAGCTTGGTGAGCTGGTTCATaagttttattaaatcatttattGGAGCGTTCTTAAGACCGTTTACTACATAGGGGACAAATAAAGTCAGGAGACTCTCGTTCACATGGCCTGTTTTCTCCAAACTTTCCAAACACAATGATATATCGCTCAAGCttaaattatccaaaacTTCAGTAAACAAATTTTGTAATACTGAGTAATCCGCAACTAATTCGTCTGATTGTTTCTCAGGTGCATCAGTTGGTTCTGTTGAGACGTATAAATGTACTGTTAATGAATGTAATGAAATTGCCAGTTTATTGACCAGTTTACTGTCACACAGTCCTGAGGTACTCAAAAGCCTAATCAGGAATGTTATTGTGGTCAGTTTTAAGTGATTTTGATCAACCAATTTGGGAAGCGATTTTACCAACtcattgaaataattagtAATCTCGCCCAATCTACCATTTACACTGCGTTGGTGTTGCAGATGCGAGTGTATGAGCTGTTGCAAGTGGAAAGAAGATTTGGTGAGGTACTCCGTATAAGTTCTAATGCGGTCTAGGCTGGTGTAAATCATCTTAAAGTAGGGAAAGTAACAGTTGTAGACTGTCTGGAGCGTTGTGTTGAAGGATCGCATTTCTGCTGAGAAGCGGTTCTTCTCAAGGCTCATGAACTTGCCGTCAGAGCCCTTGGATTCAGTGGTTTTTGGAACGTTCTCTGCAAAGAATATAAGCTTTGAAATAAGGCATGAAAGAAGTGAAAAATCTGTCAAGGCATACTGCTCGTATCTCCTACTTAGCTTAGTAAACAGCACTATCATGAAGTAAACCTGCTCAATTGACATGTCAGAAACTGTGGACAGGAGATGACGGTTATAAACCCCCAAGGCTGCATTAAACTCAGACTGCCTAACCCTGAACCAACGACTGTAAGAATCAGCGTATATTGCATATGGACacaataatagtaataattcaTCAATCTTAAAGTTACCAGCAgcctacacattttctatTTACCACTAAtcagttaaatatatatagaattgtgttaaatattaataactGCTCATATAACTAAACATACTATTAGTATAAAATGGGATTAGTAGTTAAGTGggtaaaatagtgttatttaTGGGTTACCTGAAGAAGAGAATTGGTTTGTGACtgtaaaacattaaaactAGTTTTATTGTACATGACATCAAGTGATGTGTTGCAGAGATACTGTACTCCGAGCTTAGGCTTATTCGTATCCTTGAGGTGTGCAGGTTTTCTGTCCCTAAATGGATTTTTCTGATGAAATTCAGGTCCCTCAGGACGTTCCCTATGGTTACAGATGGATAGAGTTAGGGTTTTGGTTTTGTCGTGGATCTTGGAGAGTGTGTCAACCTCACCCACGAGTTTTAGGTTCCGGGCCAATTTCGGTGCGATAGTCGACCGTATCATcgtttaaatattatacaaaatttttattaatattttacaaaaagCTACTTGAATTTTTGTGTGGGCGAAATTCTGTCTGTATCAAATGTGTAGGCATACTTGCCCCTTGGGTAAGGCACCAATCGCTTGAGAGAGACGTACTCGATGCCCTTGTACTTTTGCACAAACTTAAAGTGCCCTAACTTGGTCGGGTCATTTCCACTTCCTGAAACGTTTTTCGGAAATGGAGCAAGTGTCGGATTAACGTTTGGCGGGTAAGGCTGAACGAGTGCAAATTTGCCAGAGGAAGTAGCACAAAGACGAAATTCTCTTGGTCGAGTCTTCCTGTTCGGAAGTCTTCTACCGTTGGCCAAAATACTCCCGGGCGCAACTGGTCTATAAAGTGAAGAATCTCCGTCACCAATCAAGTAGTGAGTACTTTTAATACTCTTCTTCTTCGCCCAGTGCCTAATCCACCTAACTCCACCAATATTAGCTccaaacacattaaatCTAGGTAAAAATTCCATCTAACCTATGAAACATTCTGATTAACTCTTTATTTTCAGTGGCCATTACactataaaatgtgtaaatagggTACTTAAATACCAAACTACAGCTAAATAAAGATTAAATAAACTGTAaatatagtttaaattaacattagaTTAACACttattaaatgataaaataactgttaaataaataatgtgaagAGTGGtgagtaaaaaaattaatgcTAAATTTCTAGGTCCTCGTCCCACTTGATTGATGAGATGTAGGCCCTTCTCTTGGGTCTGTCGTTGAACTTGCAGAAGTCGTGAGGGTCATCAATGTACTCGGCCTCCTTTTCTGGCTGTTTAGGCTTCCTGGTGGCTAAATCCTGCTGCTTGACCTGGAGCCCTACCTGCAAATTCATTCCTCCTTTCTGATACTTAATTCCAACCTTACCAGAGTCACTAACTCTGCGGCCCATATTATCACTATCTCTCTTAATTTCACTATCTTTCTTATTCATTTCGCTAAATCTGCGGGTTATATCACTGAACCTCTTCCCCAAATCACTGTCCTTTCTAGTTACATCAACTTCCCTTTTGCGCTTATACATGTTTGATAAATCAGTCAGTATCGGATTATTTGCCAACaattgtgtataattaCTTGTTAAATCTATTGGACACCTTCTTATCGGACATCCTGCCTTcatattaacattatttgccaaattagtgttaaaattgatattaaCCAAGTTAGCA harbors:
- a CDS encoding Ubiquitin-fold modifier-conjugating enzyme 1 family protein, producing the protein MSSGLSHLSVEGIPLCKTNTGPFDNPEDWETRLNEEFAALIQYVEENKQNNTEWFTLDCNDNGTCWFGECWYVHNMKTYKFQLELEIPAGYPNAPFDIIIRSLEGKTAKMYRGGRICLDAHFLPLWQKNAPKYGIAHGLALGLAPWLACEIPHLVNIGVLDN